One part of the Aspergillus luchuensis IFO 4308 DNA, chromosome 5, nearly complete sequence genome encodes these proteins:
- a CDS encoding HNH endonuclease signature motif containing protein (COG:S;~EggNog:ENOG410Q551;~InterPro:IPR003615;~PFAM:PF13391): protein MAVPHRRHRTSLESVIVPEPQHLTAEEHGKAIELFNTIIHYFEPLQESTKEYKPITLVRLTKEEISVKDEFLLLFFTFIERDRFGISEDEQKKICLAETVSNMQNFQRWTNEERHALGHSLVKFAMYLIDNFFLPLKALATKTPQPTPASVSRLMSSEPAIGTPQRVSNLRHLCLVRDRHRCVITRKFDALEGEARYNIHGDQLTDDEGNSLLPESSDMALLEVAHIIPHSLMSLSNIEGEPKLTERKHIAHKILKMFNPTAFHLIEGTDIDRPMNALTLTHDLHRLFGNFEVAFEPVQNQEHTYRIDFVKTKRIWRAYNLPVTRELFITPDRNIEPPLRQLLEIHRAIARILHLSAVGEHIDRVIQDMEKLKVEPVYSDGSSRIGEYIKYKLAHQLGWTHVH, encoded by the exons ATGGCTGTTCCTCATCGCCGGCACCGTACATCACTGGAATCGGTAATCGTTCCTGAGCCGCAACACTTGACGGCAGAAGAGCATGGCAAAGCAATTGAGCTCTTTAACACCATCATTCATTATTTCGAGCCTCTGCAGGAATCGACCAAGGAATACAAGCCGATCACCCTTGTACGCCTCACGAAAGAAGAGATTTCTGTTAAAGATGAGTTTCTTCTCTTATTTTTCACATTCATTGAGCGTGATCGATTTGGAATTTCAGAGGACGAGCAAAAGAAGATTTGCCTGGCTGAGACCGTTTCGAACATGCAAAATTTTCAGAGATGGACGAATGAAGAACGACATGCGCTTGGCCACAGTTTAGTTAAGTTTGCCATGTATCTAATAGATAATTTCTTTCTACCAC TCAAAGCATTGGCCACAAAGACTCCTCAACCTACGCCAGCATCTGTTTCTCGACTTATGTCGTCAGAACCAGCTATTGGCACCCCGCAACGTGTCTCTAATTTGCGGCATCTCTGCCTTGTGCGTGACCGACATCGATGCGTTATAACCCGAAAATTCGACGCTCTGGAGGGTGAAGCACGGTACAACATCCATGGGGACCAACTgacggatgatgaggggaaTTCTTTACTGCCAGAAAGCAGCGATATGGCGCTCCTAGAAGTGGCGCATATCATTCCTCATTCTCTCATGTCTCTTAGCAACATTGAAGGAGAGCCGAAACTT ACCGAGCGAAAGCATATCGCCCACAAAATCCTCAAAATGTTCAACCCTACAGCTTTCCACTTGATCGAGGGAACTGATATTGACCGACCAATGAACGCACTCACTTTGACTCATGATCTTCACCGCTTGTTTGGTAATTTTGAAGTTGCATTTGAACCGGTCCAGAACCAAGAGCACACATACAGGATTGACTTCGTGAAGACTAAACGCATCTGGCGAGCCTACAATCTCCCTGTTACCCGCGAGCTCTTCATCACTCCCGACCGAAACATCGAGCCGCCTCTTCGTCAGCTTTTGGAAATACATCGTGCTATCGCACGCATTCTTCATCTTAGTGCAGTAGGTGAACATATCGATCGAGTTATTCAGGACATGGAAAAATTGAAGGTGGAGCCAGTGTACTCGGACGGGTCTTCTCGCATTGGTGAATACATCAAATATAAACTTGCCCATCAACTTGGTTGGACACATGTTCATTAG
- a CDS encoding uncharacterized protein (COG:S;~EggNog:ENOG410PMIB;~InterPro:IPR036305;~TransMembrane:7 (o22-44i51-69o89-106i152-173o205-224i236-260o272-292i)) gives MGSELGVTAASTPQPAYTPVSIWWTCWAGTWTVIVASGVVYLIAHRNTPPLLLRGLGLSLSAVVMLHVYWASVQFGTMIGTIMPGDVEYWIMGTYLPCGIALFHASSSRFYHVAKLQEGYIIRSSGGNDLYSTRGKLGAVDRFRRLAYTTKILVLVTVASLVQVFLTVLMWLISRKWHRTWGIPGTEVHGTEMQQTSEMGRGWEWWPGVLGQVFWSWIVGPVVLWKSRHIHDTHGWRVQTIGCVIANLPATPMWLIAVYVPAMEPVNQYWLPPQWICLSIWVMEVFAVLLPCREVMRHHAIRQGAFDSIARWEPNTNPFADGTTARRSASILVEVTGSGRESWGRTPGSSSSSRDSIFTKRALEYVLVRNPAPLQDFSAHGDFSGENIAFLTRVAEWKSSLPHAVWDSRISDYGDLTDLFREQFHRALCIYTTFISVRHAQLPINISSQERNELKNVFEGPVVLLFGDGRPVNPAVPFDSPGYGPTPSASPIASIKADSSLLITDNSRVQYWGEIPQTFNATVFDRAEESIKDLVLTNTWPKFVRGCGLAAEVGLLAGS, from the exons ATGGGATCCGAACTTGGGGTCACTGCCGCATCCACGCCCCAGCCAGCCTATACTCCGGTCAGTATATGGTGGACCTGTTGGGCGGGCACCTGGACGGTTATTGTTGCGTCTGGCGTGGTCTATCTCATCGCCCATCGCAACAcacctcctctcctgctGCGAGGCCTCGGGCTGTCGCTGTCCGCTGTTGTTATGCTCCATGTTTATTGGGCTTCAGTGCAATTCGGAACCATGATTGGTACCATCATGCCCGGAGATGTCGAGTACTGGATCATGGGCACCTATCTACCATGTGGCATTGCCCTGTTCCACGCGTCAAGCAGTCGCTTCTACCACGTGGCAAAGCTTCAGGAAGGCTATATCATTCGCAGCAGTGGTGGGAATGATTTATACTCCACGAGGGGTAAGCTCGGTGCCGTAGACCGGTTCCGTCGCCTTGCATACACTACCAAGATCCTCGTGCTTGTTACGGTGGCGTCACTCGTTCAG GTATTTCTCACGGTCTTGATGTGGCTTATCTCCCGCAAATGGCACCGCACTTGGGGGATTCCAGGCACCGAGGTCCATGGGACCGAGATGCAGCAAACGTCGGAAATGGGCCGGGGCTGGGAGTG GTGGCCTGGCGTGTTGGGACAGGTCTTCTGGTCCTGGATTGTGGGCCCCGTCGTCCTCTGGAAATCCCGTCACATCCACGACACCCACGGCTGGAGAGTCCAGACGATAGGCTGCGTCATCGCCAA TCTCCCGGCGACGCCGATGTGGCTCATCGCTGTCTATGTTCCCGCCATGGAGCCGGTCAATCAGTACTGGCTACCGCCCCAGTG GATTTGTCTCTCTatctgggtgatggaggttttTGCTGTTCTCCTGCCGTGCCGGGAGGTAATGCGCCATCACGCTATCCGACAAGGAGCCTTCGATTCGATCGCACGGTGGGAACCCAATACCAATCCCTTTGCTGATGGCACCACAGCCCGCAGGTCAGCCTCCATTCTTGTCGAGGTCACAGGGTCTGGCCGGGAATCATGGGGTAGAACTCCTGGCTCCAGTTCCAGCTCTCGGGATAGCATATTCACTAAGCGTGCGCTTGAATATGTCTTGGTGCGCAATCCTGCCCCGCTGCAGGATTTCTCTGCCCATGGCGACTTTTCCGGAGAGAATATAGCTTTTCTGACCCGGGTGGCAGAATGGAAGAGCTCGCTGCCCCATGCGGTCTGGGATAGCAGAATCTCAGACTATGGAGATCTTACCGACTTGTTTCGGGAGCAGTTTCACCGCGCGCTGTGTATTTACACGACGTTCATCAGCGTTCGCCACGCGCAGTTACCGATCAACATCTCTTCGCAGGAACGGAATGAGCTGAAGAACGTATTTGAGGGCCCTGTTGTGCTTCTCTTCGGAGACGGGCGCCCGGTCAATCCCGCCGTTCCGTTCGATTCGCCAGGCTATGGCCCCACGCCCTCAGCGTCTCCGATCGCCTCCATAAAGGCCGACTCCAGTTTGCTAATTACCGACAACAGTCGGGTGCAATACTGGGGCGAAATCCCCCAAACATTCAATGCGACGGTCTTTGACCGAGCCGAGGAGAGCATCAAAGACCTAGTCCTCACCAACACATGGCCCAAGTTTGTTCGAGGTTGCGGCCTCGCAGCTGAGGTTGGTTTGCTCGCGGGGAGCTAG
- a CDS encoding uncharacterized protein (InterPro:IPR000679,IPR013088;~PFAM:PF00320;~go_function: GO:0008270 - zinc ion binding [Evidence IEA];~go_function: GO:0043565 - sequence-specific DNA binding [Evidence IEA];~go_process: GO:0006355 - regulation of transcription, DNA-templated [Evidence IEA]): protein MISYSPLDLHDKTRTNHGIGAESTQQPLNQLFLCFNCSKPFRSSVLSKEIISYYTGTSETCCCCRSGINKEVLQGSFIPSYHAAEINRARDQDEQCICASRQTQTSNSSLPHLDNSIHIRLYRELLFAPLSTNTCWTLLSHIVESLQLQTPLGDGLKQSRQACVKMIKHVLQQVPVQILRNIIQDMRKHFQSSEYLPILAILETWGSGQNCAAASYCTEYSHCPHVSRCHEGNDRSQPKGPEKTLHPRDLDHTNKATRRVLTVPSKYTYRRGLRRQKRAPLKGECAECSARISPLWRVGPDGRKSLCNACGLRWSKKKRTAIV from the exons ATGATTTCTTACAGCCCTTTGGACCTACATGACAAGACAAGAA CCAATCATGGAATCGGCGCAGAATCTACACAACAGCCTCTTAaccagctcttcctctgttTCAATTGTTCCAAACCGTTTAGGTCATCGGTACTCTCGAAGGAGATTATATCCTACTACACGGGCACTTCTGAgacatgctgctgctgcagatcaGGAATAAACAAGGAAGTACTACAAGGGTCATTT ATCCCTTCATACCATGCAGCAGAGATTAATCGAGCGCGTGACCAAGACGAGCAGTGCATCTGCGCGTCTCGACAGACTCAGACTTCGAACAGCAGCCTTCCACACTTGGATAACAGTATCCACATCCGCCTTTATCGGGAACTTCTTTTTGCCCCTTTATCTACCAATACATGCTGGACACTCCTGAGTCATATAGTTGAATCCCTACAGCTCCAGACACCCCTGGGGGACGGACTCAAGCAATCCAGACAAG CATGTGTGAAAATGATTAAACATGTTCTTCAACAAGTACCCGTCCAAATCCTTAGGAATATCATACAAGATATGCGAAAACATTTCCAAAGCTCCGAATATCTTCCTATACTCGCCATATTGGAGACATGGGGAAGTGGCCAAAActgtgcagcagcaagctACTGCACCGAGTATTCCCACTGTCCCCATGTCTCCAGGTGTCACGAAGGGAACGATAGGAGTCAACCGAAGGGTCCTGAGAAGACACTACATCCACGCGACCTTGACCATACGAACAAAGCAACTAGGCGGGTACTGACGGTGCCAAGCAAGTATACTTACAGAAGAGGGCTTCGGAGACAAAAGAGAGCACCGCTCAAAGGGGAATGTGCGGAATGCTCGGCCCGTATATCACCGCTATGGAGGGTTGGACCcgatggaagaaaaagtctTTGCAACGCATGCGGCCTAAGGtggtccaagaagaaaaggacaGCGATAGTGTAA
- a CDS encoding uncharacterized protein (COG:S;~EggNog:ENOG410PQZF;~TransMembrane:1 (i132-152o)) yields MRFFETRRHILSRHSLETLRNVATHPAFGSALRVLVIHPDHLTAHHLANPRNKEAAAVNKISYEQHLAEQDHLAASGYDTACLAQALSKATNCRTIFIEYDINHRPWGARSLEKLTGVEPNSTLDSSESRKFFARAIHVIFAAVAAGCVPLQRLELNVGLSRVPVDPGMLQLPDFCLTMSPITSTLTTLRFTVGPPERGSALPWARHLVRFIVQFSGLEVLRLGFDSRIQTGDLKALSEGICLKNLRVLEIDTVSGTEDHLARLLLAHKMTLRDVYLELIELPTLESWKSLLKTIRDELCLDRLEITDCEASDRIIMFGGKQLWDSISIQGGKETLNNLIGTLMLGKMI; encoded by the coding sequence ATGAGATTTTTTGAGACGCGACGCCACATATTAAGCCGACATAGCCTTGAGACCCTTCGAAATGTGGCTACCCACCCTGCTTTTGGCAGTGCATTGCGTGTTCTCGTGATCCACCCTGATCACCTTACAGCACATCACCTAGCCAATCCCCGGAATAAAGAAGCCGCTGCAGTGAATAAAATCAGCTATGAACAACATTTAGCCGAGCAGGACCATCTGGCAGCATCAGGCTACGATACTGCATGTCTCGCACAAGCCCTTTCCAAGGCAACAAACTGCAGGACAATATTCATCGAGTATGATATTAACCACCGCCCTTGGGGGGCTCGTTCTCTCGAGAAATTGACCGGTGTTGAACCAAACTCCACATTGGACAGTTCAGAAAGCCGGAAATTCTTTGCTCGCGCTATTCATGTCATCttcgctgctgttgctgcaggTTGTGTCCCACTGCAGCGGCTTGAACTCAATGTGGGGTTGTCTAGAGTTCCAGTGGACCCAGGAATGCTGCAGCTCCCGGATTTCTGCCTCACTATGAGTCCTATTACTTCGACACTCACAACCTTACGTTTCACAGTTGGGCCAccagagaggggaagtgcGTTGCCCTGGGCAAGGCATCTAGTACGATTTATCGTGCAGTTTTCCGGGCTTGAAGTGCTACGTCTAGGGTTTGATTCTCGTATTCAAACAGGGGATCTTAAGGCGCTAAGCGAAGGCATTTGCCTCAAGAATCTCCGCGTCTTGGAGATCGACACGGTCAGTGGTACCGAAGACCATTTAGCTAGGCTACTTCTTGCCCATAAAATGACTTTGCGCGACGTGTATCTGGAATTAATCGAACTTCCAACTCTAGAGTCCTGGAAATCATTACTTAAGACCATTCGGGATGAACTTTGTTTAGACCGCCTTGAGATCACGGACTGTGAAGCCAGTGATCGTATCATTATGTTCGGTGGCAAGCAGTTATGGGATTCTATTAGCATccaaggagggaaagaaactTTGAATAATCTCATCGGGACACTAAtgttggggaagatgatctgA
- a CDS encoding uncharacterized protein (COG:S;~EggNog:ENOG410PQ5R): MENLLMLLYDGNDHIYQADTFSTDVLRLPAPDADHLRYSIPAEELDERETIEEGPAEICLEKILRQFGRDQDKALCLCLHNRTAEAAEIILCSLLWVTSDAVVRGMSQGLSLICVILDCFTDHGLTPFLLGILYDDAAVHLRQLRLWSEFNICCLAVWQKQKDLTQASMTANIPLPDPCLSISQIETFGAELIAICDRIEKHGLVDYEVGVWEEEILSILHQCWSLSQTLSTQLRMLDQLAERDGQMSRSICAGQRQ; encoded by the exons ATGGAAAACTTACTGAT GTTGTTGTACGACGGGAACGACCACATTTACCAAGCTGATACCTTTTCCACGGACGTTTTACGCCTTCCCGCCCCAGATGCTGACCACCTGAGGTATTCAATCCCAGCAGAAGAGCTCGACGAACGGGAGACGATAGAAGAGGGTCCGGCCGAAATCTGCTTGGAAAAGATCCTGAGGCAATTCGGCAGGGATCAGGATAAAGCTCTCTGTCTGTGTCTTCACAACCGAACCGCCGAGGCAGCAGAGATCATTTTATGTTCTCTCCTCTGGGTTACCAGTGATGCAGTAGTGCGCGGTATGTCTCAAGGTTTATCGCTTATATGTGTTATTTTGGACTGTTTCACCGACCATGGGCTCACGCCGTTTCTATTAGGCATTCTGTACGACGACGCTGCGGTTCATCTCAGGCAACTCAGGCTCTGGAGCGAGTTCAATATCTGCTGTCTTGCAGTCTGGCAGAAGCAAAAGGATTTGACTCAGGCTTCGATGACGGCGAACATCCCTCTTCCCGACCCATGTCTGAGCATTTCACAAATAGAAACATTTGGTGCGGAGCTGATTGCTATCTGTGACAGGATAGAAAAGCATGGACTAGTGGACTATGAGGTCGGggtctgggaagaagagattctcTCCA TCCTTCATCAGTGTTGGTCATTAAGTCAGACGCTTTCGACACAGTTGCGGATGCTCGACCAGTTAGCCGAGCGAGATGGCCAGATGAGTCGGTCAATTTGTGCTGGCCAACGACAATAG